From Gimesia panareensis, the proteins below share one genomic window:
- the nrfD gene encoding NrfD/PsrC family molybdoenzyme membrane anchor subunit, whose amino-acid sequence MASVASEPIDTTTEVPGKRTPLVTGAHDYGSITEAVCRLAECKAPLSWYLALAVSASLMGMLFGLVGYLIITGVGVWGNRSPVFWGWPIVNFVFWVGIGHAGTLISAILFLFRQDWRTGINRAAEAMTIFAVICAGLFPGIHIGRVWLAYWLFPIPNQMSMWPNFRSPLLWDVFAVSTYATVSLLFWYMGMIPDLATLRDRAKNKVAQFAYGLFSLGWNGSSRHWHRYERAYLLLAALATPLVLSVHTIVSFDFAVSQLPGWHTTIFPPYFVAGAVFSGFAMVLTLMIPVRSICGIKDLLTDRHLENMTKVIIATGSMVGYAYAMEFFIAWYGGNRYETFAFINRAFGPYAWAYWIMVTCNVISPQLFWIKKIRTTPWMIFVVCIFVNIGMWFERFVITVTSLSRDFLPSSWGYFKPTIVDILMLIGSFGLFMTLFLLFCKFLPMVAMAEVKSVVYEPPGHGDYQPKDEELD is encoded by the coding sequence ATGGCTTCAGTAGCTTCCGAGCCAATTGACACAACAACTGAAGTTCCCGGCAAACGTACTCCCCTCGTAACCGGGGCGCATGATTACGGGTCCATTACCGAAGCTGTCTGCCGACTGGCGGAATGTAAGGCGCCTCTGAGCTGGTATCTGGCGCTGGCCGTTTCCGCCTCGCTGATGGGGATGCTGTTCGGCCTGGTGGGATACCTGATTATCACCGGTGTCGGTGTCTGGGGTAACCGCAGTCCTGTCTTCTGGGGCTGGCCGATCGTGAACTTCGTGTTCTGGGTCGGTATCGGTCACGCGGGAACGCTGATTTCCGCGATTCTGTTCCTGTTCCGCCAGGACTGGCGTACCGGGATTAACCGTGCCGCGGAAGCAATGACGATCTTTGCTGTAATCTGTGCCGGTCTGTTCCCCGGAATTCACATCGGTCGCGTCTGGCTGGCTTACTGGCTGTTCCCGATTCCGAACCAGATGTCAATGTGGCCGAACTTCCGCAGCCCGCTGCTGTGGGACGTGTTCGCGGTTTCTACCTACGCCACCGTTTCGCTGCTCTTCTGGTACATGGGGATGATCCCCGACCTGGCCACGCTGCGTGACCGGGCCAAAAACAAGGTTGCCCAGTTTGCCTACGGTCTGTTCTCCCTGGGCTGGAACGGATCTTCCCGTCACTGGCACCGTTACGAACGGGCTTACCTGCTGCTGGCCGCCCTGGCGACTCCGCTGGTGCTCAGTGTGCATACCATCGTTAGTTTTGACTTTGCCGTTTCACAGCTGCCCGGGTGGCATACCACGATCTTCCCGCCTTACTTCGTCGCAGGGGCGGTTTTCAGTGGTTTCGCCATGGTGCTGACCCTGATGATTCCCGTGCGTTCCATCTGCGGAATTAAAGACCTGCTGACCGACCGTCACCTCGAAAACATGACCAAGGTGATTATCGCCACCGGTTCGATGGTCGGTTATGCCTACGCAATGGAATTCTTTATCGCCTGGTACGGCGGTAACCGCTACGAAACATTCGCCTTTATCAACCGTGCCTTCGGTCCTTACGCCTGGGCGTACTGGATCATGGTGACCTGTAACGTAATCAGCCCGCAGCTGTTCTGGATTAAGAAGATCCGCACGACGCCGTGGATGATTTTTGTTGTCTGTATTTTCGTCAACATCGGTATGTGGTTCGAACGCTTCGTGATTACCGTCACATCGCTGAGCCGCGACTTCCTGCCTTCCAGTTGGGGTTATTTCAAGCCGACCATTGTTGACATCTTAATGTTAATCGGCAGTTTCGGTCTGTTTATGACGCTGTTCCTGCTCTTCTGTAAATTCCTGCCGATGGTGGCGATGGCAGAAGTCAAGAGCGTGGTTTATGAACCCCCGGGACACGGCGACTATCAGCCCAAGGACGAAGAATTAGATTAG
- a CDS encoding TAT-variant-translocated molybdopterin oxidoreductase, translated as MDKKYWRSLGELHSTPEFEEILHREFPVAASEYPEGVSRRRWMQIMGASVALAGVTGCRWEDEKISPSVSRPEGLIPGVPQKFATFMELGGQAEALLVTCYDGRPIKVEGNPDSAQNRGSSTALAQSETLSLYDPDRAVGVVERKGGERYNRDWQAFLAYSDKVLGQARENGGAKLRVLADVSTSATRKGLQDKFAAMYPEARWYDYSAANRDNVYAGSQLAFGEVVRPHFDLKKANIIVCLDEDLLSEHPAGMLHTRDWAARRDPAAGPMNRLYAVESRYTTTGVAADHRLPTRSVDLGAFLTKLEAQVQAGIDGKKTEAASEEYADKVLAAMVEDLVANQGSSLIAIGASQPAELQARVHKLNEKLGNVGEAVKYSKEPLATETPAVEALRKLTEEMQSGAVETLVILGGNPAYNAPGDIDFVGALSKVTNAIHLGEYEDETSLLCHWHLPKTHPFEQWGDSRAYDGTLCVAQPLIEPLHDGKSEVELLAILCGDKHPNGMELVKAAVKGSLDSMAVNSSWRRSVHDGFVKGSSLPAVSPKVKDLPAAKDVETSDDELELVFYLSPQMYDGRFANSGWLQETPDSLTKITWDNAALIAPKTADDLGVKFGSVVKLILDGKSLELPVYVLPGQAPNSIAVALGYGRTAAGLVGGDVARDVKPVGENVAALQVKGAMDFKTGLKVEKTGKYYELAVTQDHHAIDTVGGNEVLGRVGQLVREGALNEWEQDPGFAESRTHHPKLKSPWEELSYDGHAWGMSIDLSKCVGCNACTVACQAENNVPVVGREQVINSREMHWMRIDRYFTGEDVNNPGVATQPMLCQQCELAPCEQVCPVAATVHTDEGLNDMVYNRCVGTRYCANNCPYKVRRFNYFNFNKIYEQPRGKLQALVLNPEVTVRHRGVMEKCTYCVQRIKAVQIEAKNEQRPIEDGEIVTACQQACSAKAIEFGDLNNENSRVAKAHANPRTYTALSELNVKPRTSYMARIHNPHPSLAPPIPEHHSHGHAGEQHAEADHHEKHDEGKHDEKHEKSEKH; from the coding sequence GTGGATAAAAAGTATTGGCGAAGTCTGGGTGAGTTGCATTCCACACCGGAATTTGAAGAGATATTACATCGCGAGTTTCCCGTGGCTGCTTCCGAGTATCCCGAAGGGGTTTCGCGACGTCGCTGGATGCAGATTATGGGAGCCTCTGTTGCTCTGGCTGGGGTAACAGGTTGTCGCTGGGAAGATGAGAAGATTTCTCCCAGTGTCTCTCGTCCCGAGGGGTTGATTCCCGGCGTTCCGCAGAAATTTGCCACCTTTATGGAGCTGGGTGGTCAGGCGGAAGCGCTGCTGGTGACCTGCTATGACGGGCGTCCCATCAAGGTCGAGGGAAATCCGGATTCGGCACAGAATCGTGGTTCTTCCACCGCTCTGGCGCAGTCCGAAACGCTGTCGCTGTACGATCCCGATCGCGCTGTAGGCGTGGTTGAGCGGAAGGGCGGAGAGCGTTATAACCGCGACTGGCAGGCGTTTCTGGCGTATTCAGATAAAGTGCTGGGTCAGGCACGAGAGAACGGCGGGGCCAAACTGCGGGTACTCGCCGATGTAAGCACTTCCGCAACGCGGAAGGGCCTGCAGGATAAGTTCGCAGCCATGTATCCCGAGGCACGCTGGTACGATTACAGCGCTGCGAACCGGGACAATGTTTACGCCGGTTCGCAACTGGCATTCGGTGAAGTAGTGCGGCCGCACTTCGATCTGAAGAAGGCCAATATCATCGTCTGTCTGGATGAGGATCTGCTCTCGGAGCATCCCGCCGGAATGCTGCATACTCGCGACTGGGCTGCCCGTCGTGATCCTGCCGCCGGCCCGATGAACCGTCTCTATGCGGTTGAAAGTCGTTACACCACGACCGGCGTTGCGGCAGACCATCGTCTGCCCACCCGCTCTGTCGATCTCGGGGCCTTCCTGACGAAGCTGGAAGCACAGGTGCAGGCAGGAATCGATGGCAAGAAGACCGAAGCGGCCAGTGAAGAGTATGCGGACAAAGTGCTCGCTGCGATGGTGGAAGATCTGGTTGCCAATCAGGGTTCAAGCCTGATTGCCATCGGTGCCAGCCAGCCCGCTGAATTGCAGGCACGTGTGCATAAGCTGAATGAAAAGCTTGGCAACGTTGGCGAAGCGGTCAAGTACTCGAAAGAGCCGCTGGCAACGGAAACGCCTGCAGTTGAAGCACTGCGAAAACTGACGGAAGAAATGCAGTCGGGAGCCGTAGAAACGCTGGTCATTCTGGGAGGCAATCCTGCTTACAACGCACCTGGCGACATCGATTTTGTCGGTGCGCTCTCCAAAGTGACGAATGCGATTCACCTGGGCGAGTACGAAGACGAAACTTCGCTGCTCTGTCACTGGCATCTGCCCAAGACACATCCGTTCGAGCAGTGGGGCGATTCCCGTGCTTATGACGGAACCCTGTGTGTCGCGCAGCCTCTGATTGAGCCTCTGCACGACGGCAAGTCGGAAGTCGAACTGCTGGCAATCCTGTGTGGCGACAAGCATCCCAACGGAATGGAACTGGTCAAAGCAGCCGTCAAAGGTTCGCTCGATTCGATGGCGGTGAACTCTTCCTGGCGTCGTTCCGTGCATGACGGATTTGTCAAAGGAAGTTCGCTTCCTGCCGTTTCACCCAAGGTCAAAGATCTGCCGGCTGCTAAGGATGTGGAAACCTCAGACGACGAGCTGGAGCTGGTCTTCTATCTCAGTCCTCAGATGTACGACGGGCGGTTTGCCAACAGTGGCTGGCTGCAGGAAACGCCCGACAGTCTGACCAAGATTACCTGGGACAACGCGGCACTTATCGCTCCCAAGACAGCCGATGATCTGGGGGTCAAGTTTGGTTCTGTTGTGAAGCTGATTCTGGACGGAAAGTCACTGGAATTACCCGTTTACGTTCTGCCGGGGCAGGCCCCGAATTCGATCGCTGTCGCCCTGGGTTACGGCCGTACTGCCGCCGGCCTGGTGGGTGGGGATGTCGCCCGCGATGTGAAGCCGGTTGGTGAAAACGTCGCCGCTCTGCAGGTCAAGGGGGCCATGGATTTCAAGACCGGCCTCAAGGTTGAGAAGACCGGTAAATACTACGAGCTGGCGGTCACACAGGATCACCATGCCATCGATACCGTCGGTGGCAATGAGGTTCTGGGTCGTGTCGGACAACTGGTGCGTGAAGGGGCTCTGAACGAGTGGGAACAAGATCCCGGCTTCGCTGAGAGCCGCACCCATCATCCCAAACTGAAATCTCCCTGGGAAGAGCTCTCTTACGACGGGCATGCCTGGGGGATGTCAATCGACCTGTCCAAGTGCGTCGGCTGTAATGCCTGTACGGTCGCCTGTCAGGCGGAAAACAACGTACCGGTCGTCGGTCGCGAGCAGGTGATTAACAGTCGTGAAATGCACTGGATGCGGATCGACCGCTACTTCACGGGAGAAGACGTCAACAATCCGGGCGTGGCAACACAACCGATGTTGTGTCAGCAGTGCGAACTGGCTCCCTGTGAGCAGGTCTGTCCCGTGGCTGCAACCGTGCACACTGACGAAGGTCTGAACGACATGGTTTACAACCGCTGTGTCGGAACCCGTTACTGTGCGAACAACTGTCCTTACAAAGTGCGTCGCTTCAACTACTTCAACTTCAATAAGATCTACGAACAGCCCCGCGGCAAGCTGCAGGCCCTGGTGCTGAACCCCGAAGTCACCGTCCGTCACCGTGGTGTGATGGAAAAATGTACTTACTGTGTCCAGCGCATCAAAGCCGTCCAGATCGAAGCCAAGAACGAACAGCGGCCGATCGAAGATGGTGAAATCGTCACCGCCTGTCAGCAGGCCTGTTCTGCCAAGGCAATCGAGTTCGGCGATCTGAATAACGAAAACAGCCGCGTAGCGAAGGCACACGCCAATCCGCGTACCTACACTGCGTTGTCTGAACTGAATGTTAAACCTCGTACTTCTTACATGGCCCGGATTCACAATCCGCATCCTTCACTGGCACCGCCGATCCCTGAGCATCACAGCCATGGACATGCCGGCGAGCAGCATGCGGAAGCCGATCATCACGAGAAACATGATGAAGGCAAACATGATGAGAAGCACGAAAAGAGTGAAAAACATTAA
- a CDS encoding cytochrome c3 family protein, whose amino-acid sequence MDRFLFPKWTNTIVPVLGALGAVGVLYVIGMVAFGASPETTDVGYQPEQPLPFSHALHAGKLKLDCRYCHNTVEVAGHAAVPPTKTCLNCHSGADANGVVNTVAIHSTSAKLAPIRESQATGKSMQWRRVHDLPDYVYFNHSAHVRRGVSCVSCHGRVDKMEKVTQVKPLSMGWCLECHRHPEPNLRPPELVTKLDWKPEGDPDEVGAKIRKELNLNPSSNCSTCHR is encoded by the coding sequence ATGGATCGTTTTCTGTTTCCGAAATGGACAAATACGATTGTGCCAGTGCTGGGTGCCCTGGGTGCGGTTGGTGTCCTGTATGTTATAGGTATGGTTGCATTTGGGGCAAGTCCGGAGACGACGGACGTCGGTTATCAGCCCGAACAGCCTCTGCCTTTCAGTCACGCTCTGCATGCAGGTAAATTGAAGCTGGACTGCCGCTACTGTCATAACACGGTCGAAGTGGCCGGGCATGCGGCTGTGCCTCCTACCAAAACCTGTTTGAACTGCCATTCTGGTGCCGACGCCAACGGTGTCGTGAATACCGTGGCCATTCACTCGACCAGCGCCAAGCTGGCTCCCATCCGTGAGAGTCAGGCGACTGGTAAATCCATGCAATGGCGTCGCGTGCATGACCTGCCTGATTATGTGTACTTCAACCATAGTGCCCACGTTCGTCGTGGTGTGAGCTGTGTTTCCTGCCATGGTCGAGTCGACAAAATGGAAAAGGTAACCCAGGTCAAGCCGCTGAGCATGGGCTGGTGTCTGGAGTGTCATCGGCACCCTGAACCGAATCTGCGTCCGCCTGAGCTTGTCACCAAGCTCGACTGGAAGCCCGAAGGGGATCCGGATGAAGTCGGGGCGAAGATTCGGAAAGAATTGAATTTGAATCCTTCTTCTAATTGTTCTACGTGTCACCGCTAA
- a CDS encoding Gfo/Idh/MocA family protein gives MSNRIRWGILSTAKIGTVQVIPAMQQGEFCEISALASRNLAQAEQTASELGIPRAYGSYEELLADPEIDAIYNPLPNHLHVPWSIKAIEAGKHVLCEKPIGLSSREGQELLDCAQAHPELKVMEAFMYRHHPQWQLAKKLIQDGTIGELRTIQSFFSYFNADPQNIRNQSEIGGGGLMDIGCYPISLSRFIFDQQPQRVSGIVEYDSELGTDRLASATLDFGNGTSTFTCSTQLNPYQRVNIHGTQGRVEIEIPFNAPIDRPCRVWHQTGADIAEIKLDICNQYTIQGDLLSLAIINNTEVPTPLSDAVANMKVIEAIIESNRSGAWVQP, from the coding sequence ATGAGCAATCGCATCCGCTGGGGCATTTTGAGCACCGCAAAAATTGGTACCGTACAGGTCATCCCCGCCATGCAGCAGGGGGAATTCTGTGAAATCAGCGCCCTGGCCTCGCGTAATCTCGCCCAGGCTGAACAGACCGCATCCGAGCTGGGCATTCCTCGCGCCTACGGTTCTTATGAGGAACTGCTGGCCGACCCGGAAATTGATGCCATCTACAATCCGTTACCTAACCACCTGCATGTCCCCTGGTCCATCAAAGCCATCGAAGCCGGCAAACACGTACTGTGTGAAAAACCGATCGGGCTCTCCTCCCGCGAGGGACAGGAACTGCTCGACTGCGCCCAGGCCCATCCGGAACTGAAAGTGATGGAAGCCTTCATGTACCGCCATCACCCGCAATGGCAGCTCGCGAAAAAACTGATTCAGGACGGCACGATCGGTGAGCTGCGTACAATTCAGTCCTTTTTCTCTTACTTTAACGCGGACCCGCAGAATATTCGCAACCAGAGTGAAATCGGTGGAGGCGGCCTGATGGATATCGGCTGCTATCCGATCTCCCTGTCGCGGTTCATCTTCGATCAGCAACCACAACGCGTCTCAGGCATTGTGGAATACGACAGTGAGCTGGGAACCGACCGCCTGGCCTCAGCAACGCTTGATTTTGGCAACGGGACCTCTACTTTCACCTGCTCGACGCAGCTCAATCCGTATCAGCGGGTCAATATCCATGGCACTCAAGGGCGTGTGGAAATTGAAATTCCGTTCAATGCTCCCATCGATCGCCCCTGCCGGGTCTGGCATCAGACAGGCGCGGATATCGCCGAAATCAAGCTGGATATCTGCAACCAGTACACAATTCAAGGCGATCTGCTTTCCCTGGCCATCATTAACAATACTGAAGTGCCGACCCCACTCTCCGATGCTGTCGCCAACATGAAAGTGATCGAGGCCATCATTGAAAGCAATCGCAGCGGCGCCTGGGTTCAGCCCTGA
- the infC gene encoding translation initiation factor IF-3, which yields METTQRLNDQIRISPVRVIDQDGEQLGVIPTAEALKLAMEANLDLVEVASDAKPPVCRIMDYGKLKYERKKKTSKNTKQHQVHLKEIRMRPKIGKHDIEFKLKSARKFLEQKDKVKFNIMFRGRENAHHELGRTILGEIQEQLSDLAKVEQAPTMASGRNMVMVLAPR from the coding sequence ATCGAAACAACGCAGAGACTTAATGACCAGATTCGGATCAGTCCGGTGCGGGTCATTGATCAGGACGGGGAACAATTAGGAGTGATCCCCACAGCGGAAGCTTTGAAGTTAGCGATGGAGGCCAACCTGGATCTGGTGGAAGTGGCCTCAGACGCAAAGCCCCCTGTCTGTCGGATTATGGACTATGGGAAGCTGAAGTACGAGCGTAAAAAGAAGACCAGTAAAAATACCAAACAACATCAGGTGCATCTGAAAGAAATCCGGATGCGTCCGAAAATCGGCAAGCATGACATTGAGTTCAAGCTGAAGAGCGCCCGAAAATTTCTGGAACAGAAAGATAAGGTCAAATTCAATATCATGTTCCGTGGTCGTGAAAATGCGCACCATGAACTGGGCCGAACGATCCTGGGAGAAATCCAGGAACAACTCTCCGACCTGGCAAAAGTGGAACAGGCACCCACAATGGCCAGCGGACGAAATATGGTCATGGTACTGGCTCCCCGGTAA
- a CDS encoding TolC family protein produces MNRILTRMMLLLAVAPTLLGPGCSSFMNKSFQEEFVESEEVYQQVAHEIEYPNVESIDEGDTIGTMAPSTVSSSATPDYWDLSLQEAVRMALESSKVLGDVGGVSLNSPAAVTTKYDPAITEADPRYGVAAALSAYDATLSASTFFEKNDKALNNVFFGGGTRLLRQDAMVIQAQLTKKAMTGTEFTLRDYIDYDANNSPGNQFPHAYQNNIEMEFRHPLLRGGGIDFNQLAGPSNTPGVINGVIIARMNTDISLGEFEIAVRNLVSDVENAYWDLYYGYRDLDAKIMARDSALETWRRIHALYENGRRGGEAEKEAQAREQYFRYQAEVENALSGRLLNGTHTNNGSQGGTFQSNHGVYVAERRLRKLMGIPINDGRLIRPADEPSLARVDFDWEETLIESLERRPEIRRQRWAIKKYELELQANENFLMPELDLIGRYRWRGFGKNFLATGSNPGPYQGALNTLFDGNLQEWQLGLEFSVPLGRRQAHAAMRNAELQLARSRAILHEQERTVVQSLSNSIADVDRAYAVMQTTFNRRHAARQEVAAVQAAYESDNATLDLLLEAQRRQAEADSSYYRSLVEYALAVKNVQFEKGSLLSYNNIFLAEGGWPQKAYMDAAERDRLKGHVRNIVAAPIYTGEISKGVYPQLLTPGAEPVEQATPSPEPMPENTPPPVPGVTGPSAEAPLGEMIQSIDFDEPAGSAGAVQNLQGTAAGSGADPFIPPEPSQRSVSPALKAAFLGAAAESSAEALPTAEPVSQPTANFGGRPGVEFEPTLRSARQHQIQEFPVRDRAGVQDPFKNYRNSGPRWEPVPIPAEKQRNLRDFSGEVKRFPLKEADSSAE; encoded by the coding sequence ATGAACCGTATCCTGACACGAATGATGCTTCTGCTGGCGGTAGCTCCCACGCTACTGGGGCCAGGTTGCAGCAGTTTCATGAACAAGTCGTTTCAGGAAGAGTTCGTGGAAAGCGAGGAAGTGTACCAGCAGGTGGCCCATGAAATCGAGTATCCGAACGTGGAATCGATCGACGAAGGCGACACGATCGGTACGATGGCCCCCTCGACGGTGTCCAGCTCAGCAACTCCCGATTACTGGGATCTGTCTCTGCAGGAAGCCGTACGGATGGCACTGGAGAGTTCCAAGGTTCTGGGTGATGTCGGAGGCGTTTCTTTGAATTCGCCCGCTGCTGTCACTACGAAATACGATCCTGCGATTACTGAGGCGGACCCCCGTTATGGTGTGGCTGCCGCACTGAGTGCGTATGATGCGACCCTGTCAGCAAGTACGTTCTTCGAGAAAAACGATAAAGCGTTGAACAACGTCTTCTTCGGCGGTGGTACCCGCCTGTTGCGTCAGGATGCGATGGTGATCCAGGCGCAGCTGACCAAGAAAGCCATGACCGGTACCGAGTTTACCTTGCGGGATTACATCGACTACGATGCTAACAACTCGCCCGGTAACCAGTTCCCACATGCTTATCAGAACAACATCGAAATGGAATTCCGGCATCCACTGTTGCGGGGTGGCGGAATCGATTTCAACCAGCTGGCCGGACCCAGTAATACGCCGGGAGTGATCAACGGTGTGATTATTGCCCGAATGAATACCGACATCAGTCTCGGTGAATTCGAGATTGCGGTTCGTAACCTGGTGAGCGATGTCGAGAATGCTTACTGGGATCTGTATTACGGTTACCGTGATCTGGATGCGAAAATCATGGCCCGCGATTCGGCGCTGGAGACCTGGCGGCGGATACATGCCTTGTATGAAAATGGACGTCGCGGGGGCGAAGCGGAAAAAGAAGCCCAGGCCCGCGAACAGTATTTCCGATACCAGGCTGAAGTGGAAAACGCCTTGAGCGGTCGTCTGCTGAACGGCACACATACCAACAACGGCAGCCAGGGCGGAACCTTCCAGAGCAATCATGGTGTGTATGTCGCCGAACGTCGTTTGCGGAAGTTGATGGGCATTCCGATCAACGACGGCCGTCTGATTCGACCTGCGGATGAACCTTCACTGGCCCGCGTCGATTTTGACTGGGAAGAGACGCTGATTGAATCGCTGGAGCGACGACCGGAAATCCGGCGTCAGCGCTGGGCGATCAAGAAATACGAACTGGAACTGCAGGCCAACGAAAACTTCCTGATGCCCGAACTCGATCTGATTGGTCGGTACCGCTGGCGTGGCTTTGGTAAAAACTTCCTGGCCACCGGTTCCAACCCGGGACCGTATCAGGGTGCTTTGAATACCCTGTTCGACGGAAACTTACAGGAATGGCAGCTGGGGCTGGAATTCTCGGTTCCCCTCGGACGACGCCAGGCACATGCGGCCATGCGAAATGCGGAACTGCAACTGGCCCGCAGTCGGGCGATTCTGCATGAACAGGAACGGACTGTGGTGCAGAGTTTGAGTAACTCAATCGCTGATGTAGATCGTGCGTATGCGGTCATGCAGACTACTTTTAACCGTCGTCATGCGGCACGCCAGGAAGTGGCTGCGGTCCAGGCGGCTTATGAATCAGATAATGCGACCCTCGATCTGCTGCTCGAAGCGCAGCGGCGCCAGGCGGAAGCAGACAGCAGTTATTATCGTTCGCTGGTGGAATATGCCCTGGCGGTGAAGAACGTGCAGTTTGAGAAAGGCTCGCTGCTCTCTTACAACAATATTTTCCTGGCTGAGGGGGGCTGGCCTCAAAAAGCCTACATGGATGCCGCAGAGCGGGATCGCCTGAAAGGGCACGTCCGGAATATCGTGGCGGCACCAATCTATACCGGCGAGATTTCCAAGGGAGTCTATCCTCAACTGTTGACTCCAGGTGCAGAACCGGTAGAACAGGCGACACCTTCGCCTGAGCCGATGCCCGAAAACACCCCGCCACCAGTGCCCGGTGTGACGGGACCATCCGCGGAAGCACCCCTGGGTGAAATGATTCAGTCCATCGACTTTGACGAACCAGCTGGGTCTGCCGGAGCGGTGCAGAATCTGCAGGGAACCGCAGCAGGCAGTGGAGCGGATCCCTTCATTCCCCCCGAACCTTCCCAGCGGAGTGTCTCCCCGGCACTCAAGGCCGCCTTCCTGGGGGCGGCAGCAGAGTCGTCAGCAGAAGCGCTCCCGACAGCGGAACCTGTTTCCCAGCCGACAGCGAACTTTGGCGGCCGACCAGGTGTCGAGTTTGAACCGACCCTGCGATCCGCACGTCAGCATCAGATTCAGGAGTTTCCAGTGCGTGACCGTGCGGGAGTCCAGGATCCATTCAAAAATTACCGTAATTCCGGTCCCCGCTGGGAGCCCGTGCCGATTCCTGCTGAAAAGCAGCGTAATCTGAGAGATTTTTCAGGTGAAGTGAAGCGTTTTCCGCTGAAAGAGGCGGATTCGTCTGCGGAATAG